From a region of the Gordonia sp. PP30 genome:
- a CDS encoding isochorismatase family protein has translation MSHPHRALIVVDVQNDFCEGGSLAVSGGGAVAVAVTTLVGEYDVVVATRDYHIDPGDHFSEHPDYVDSWPPHCVVHTDGVGFHPELDDVDFDAVFSKGAYSAAYSGFEGTTDDGESLTDWLRTRGIRAVDVAGLAADYCVAATALDAARAGFDTRVLLNFTAAISPRSWERAEARLREAGVTFEGELLYTGAVAE, from the coding sequence ATGAGCCATCCGCACCGCGCACTGATCGTCGTCGACGTCCAGAACGACTTCTGCGAGGGCGGCTCGCTCGCCGTGTCCGGCGGCGGTGCGGTCGCGGTCGCGGTCACCACCCTGGTCGGCGAGTACGACGTGGTCGTCGCCACCCGGGACTATCACATCGATCCGGGCGACCACTTCTCCGAGCACCCCGACTATGTCGACTCGTGGCCGCCGCACTGCGTGGTGCACACCGACGGCGTCGGCTTCCACCCCGAACTCGACGACGTGGACTTCGACGCGGTCTTCTCCAAGGGCGCCTACAGCGCGGCGTACTCGGGCTTCGAGGGCACCACCGACGACGGCGAGTCGCTCACCGACTGGCTGCGGACCCGGGGTATCCGGGCGGTGGACGTGGCCGGGCTGGCCGCCGACTACTGCGTCGCCGCGACCGCGCTCGACGCGGCCCGCGCCGGTTTCGACACGCGCGTGCTGCTCAACTTCACCGCGGCCATCTCCCCGCGGTCGTGGGAGCGCGCCGAGGCGCGGTTGCGCGAGGCCGGCGTCACATTCGAGGGCGAACTGCTGTACACCGGCGCCGTGGCCGAGTGA
- the clpS gene encoding ATP-dependent Clp protease adapter ClpS, with protein sequence MALEESAPGTSTGTAVAEPEAAVDRPWVTIVWDDPVNLMNYVSYVFQKLFGYSEPKARELMLQVHHEGKAVVSSGDRAKMEGDVRKLHAAGLWATMQHDS encoded by the coding sequence ATGGCGCTCGAGGAATCGGCACCCGGGACGAGCACCGGTACGGCGGTCGCCGAACCGGAAGCTGCCGTCGACCGACCCTGGGTCACCATCGTCTGGGACGACCCGGTGAATCTCATGAACTACGTGTCGTACGTGTTCCAGAAGCTCTTCGGCTATTCCGAGCCGAAGGCGCGCGAGCTGATGCTTCAGGTCCATCACGAGGGCAAGGCCGTGGTCTCGTCCGGCGACCGCGCGAAGATGGAGGGCGACGTCCGCAAACTGCATGCGGCGGGCCTGTGGGCCACCATGCAGCACGACTCCTGA
- the murI gene encoding glutamate racemase: MNQAPIGIFDSGVGGLTVARAIIDQLPDEDVLYIGDTANGPYGPLTIPEIRRHALAIGDELMRRGVKAIVIACNTASAACLSDARERYAPIPVIEVVRPAVRRAIVATKNRRIGVLGTEATIASRAYQDAFGVVPDLEVTAVACPRFVDFVERGITSGRQILGLAEGYLEPLQEAGVDTVVLGCTHYPLLSGVIQLVMGDDVTLVSSAEETAKDTFKMLTETDTLHPHTGRGAARMFSATGDPASFQRLSTRFLGPTVGDVTHV; the protein is encoded by the coding sequence GTGAACCAGGCCCCGATCGGGATCTTCGACTCCGGTGTCGGCGGCCTGACCGTCGCCCGCGCGATCATCGACCAGCTGCCCGACGAGGACGTGCTGTACATCGGTGACACGGCGAACGGGCCGTACGGTCCGCTCACCATCCCGGAGATCCGGCGGCACGCACTGGCCATCGGTGACGAACTGATGCGCCGCGGCGTGAAGGCCATCGTGATCGCCTGCAACACCGCCTCGGCGGCCTGCCTCAGCGACGCGCGTGAGCGCTACGCGCCGATCCCGGTGATCGAGGTGGTGCGCCCGGCGGTGCGCCGTGCGATCGTCGCCACCAAGAACCGCCGGATCGGGGTGCTCGGCACCGAGGCCACGATCGCCTCGCGCGCCTACCAGGACGCGTTCGGGGTGGTGCCCGATCTGGAGGTGACGGCGGTGGCCTGTCCGCGGTTCGTCGACTTCGTCGAGCGCGGCATCACCTCCGGCCGGCAGATCCTCGGGCTCGCTGAGGGCTACCTGGAACCGCTTCAGGAGGCGGGCGTCGACACCGTGGTGCTCGGCTGCACGCACTACCCGTTGCTGTCCGGCGTGATCCAACTCGTCATGGGCGACGACGTGACCCTCGTGTCGAGCGCCGAGGAGACCGCCAAGGACACCTTCAAGATGCTCACCGAGACCGACACCCTGCACCCGCACACCGGACGCGGCGCGGCCCGAATGTTTTCTGCCACAGGCGATCCCGCGTCCTTTCAGAGGCTTTCGACCCGGTTTCTAGGGCCGACCGTCGGTGATGTGACCCACGTGTAG
- a CDS encoding rhomboid family intramembrane serine protease encodes MAVIVAGLFVIEIVDAATRYRLDRHGIVPRSVDGLTGILWAPLLHTDFAHLIANVIPGAVLGFLLLMSGRFLVVTAIVWVISGLGVWLTAPPQSVTVGASGVIFGWLTYLLVRGIFNRDVWQVLIGLVILVVYGGVLWGVLPSAGSVSWQGHLFGAAGGVLAAWTLAGNDRRGRLPRDGRPQNEGGPRSLST; translated from the coding sequence ATGGCGGTGATCGTCGCCGGGCTCTTCGTGATCGAGATCGTCGACGCCGCCACCAGGTACCGGCTGGACCGGCACGGGATCGTGCCGCGGTCCGTCGACGGCCTGACCGGCATCCTGTGGGCACCGCTGCTACACACCGACTTCGCGCATCTGATCGCCAACGTGATCCCGGGTGCGGTGCTCGGCTTCCTGCTGCTCATGTCGGGGAGGTTCCTGGTGGTCACCGCGATCGTCTGGGTGATCTCCGGGCTCGGGGTGTGGCTCACCGCGCCGCCGCAGTCGGTGACCGTGGGCGCCTCCGGAGTGATCTTCGGCTGGCTGACCTATCTGCTGGTCCGCGGCATCTTCAACCGCGACGTCTGGCAGGTGCTGATCGGTCTGGTGATCCTGGTGGTGTACGGCGGGGTGCTGTGGGGAGTGCTGCCGTCCGCCGGCTCGGTGAGCTGGCAGGGGCACCTCTTTGGCGCGGCGGGCGGCGTACTGGCAGCCTGGACCCTGGCCGGGAACGACCGCCGCGGCCGTCTCCCGCGGGACGGTCGCCCGCAGAACGAAGGAGGCCCGAGATCTCTCTCGACGTGA
- a CDS encoding cyclic nucleotide-degrading phosphodiesterase: protein MRLTVLGCSGSVNGPNGPCSGYLLQADGHDPVLVDCGHGVFGVLLQHADPNRVAVMLSHLHADHCLDLPAMLVWRRWAPEKATERSLLFGPPGTALRIGSASSEYPGEVDDISDTYDVHEWVDRAPVTVNGLTVEPFKVAHPPSTFGLRITGPDGEVLVYSGDTGYADVVVDLARDADLFLCEASWTHAPDRRPPDMHLSGVEAGRLASRARVRSLALTHIVPWADADEILDEASGEYKGPLQLVHQGQVIEVRPPFPG, encoded by the coding sequence ATGCGTTTGACGGTCCTCGGATGCTCCGGCAGTGTGAACGGCCCGAATGGTCCGTGTTCGGGCTACCTTCTGCAGGCCGATGGACACGACCCGGTTCTGGTCGACTGCGGACACGGAGTGTTCGGCGTTCTGCTGCAGCACGCGGACCCGAACCGGGTGGCCGTCATGCTCTCCCATCTGCATGCCGACCACTGTCTCGACCTGCCCGCCATGCTGGTCTGGCGACGCTGGGCGCCGGAGAAGGCCACCGAACGCTCGCTGCTGTTCGGCCCGCCCGGCACCGCGTTGCGGATCGGTTCGGCGTCGTCGGAGTATCCCGGAGAAGTGGACGACATCAGCGACACCTACGACGTCCACGAGTGGGTCGACCGTGCGCCGGTGACGGTCAACGGGCTGACCGTGGAGCCGTTCAAGGTCGCGCACCCGCCGTCGACCTTCGGGCTGCGCATCACCGGACCCGACGGGGAGGTCCTGGTCTACAGCGGCGACACCGGCTACGCGGATGTCGTCGTCGACCTGGCCCGTGATGCGGACCTGTTCCTGTGCGAGGCGTCGTGGACGCACGCCCCGGATCGGCGCCCGCCGGACATGCATCTGTCCGGCGTCGAGGCGGGCCGGCTGGCATCGCGGGCCCGGGTGCGCTCGCTCGCGCTGACGCACATCGTGCCGTGGGCCGACGCCGACGAGATCCTCGACGAGGCCAGCGGCGAGTACAAGGGCCCCCTCCAGCTGGTCCACCAGGGCCAGGTGATCGAGGTCCGTCCGCCGTTCCCGGGCTGA
- a CDS encoding DUF2017 domain-containing protein: protein MRTWTRRGTGGEARICSNLESYECQLLASMVTSTSEILSERAESAPRDSLADLTGIRTGHTTAPKDVTLGRLLPDFHRPDQDELLAAGPVAADLNGALRSLNEPRIIDAKLTAAAVVLDTLPAGGGDVALTEEEADEWLTALNDVRLALGAMLGITDDHGTPAPDDPHAGHYDVYQWLTVVQELLVEALMGPC from the coding sequence ATGCGCACCTGGACGCGGCGCGGCACCGGTGGCGAGGCGCGGATCTGCTCCAATCTGGAGAGCTACGAATGCCAGCTCCTCGCGTCGATGGTCACCTCGACGTCGGAGATCCTGTCCGAACGGGCCGAGTCCGCGCCGCGCGATTCGCTCGCCGATCTGACCGGGATCCGGACCGGTCACACCACCGCGCCGAAGGACGTCACCCTCGGCCGTCTGCTGCCCGACTTCCATCGCCCCGACCAGGACGAGCTGCTGGCCGCCGGGCCGGTCGCGGCCGACCTGAACGGCGCGCTGCGCAGTCTCAACGAGCCGCGGATCATCGACGCCAAACTGACCGCGGCGGCGGTGGTGCTCGACACGCTGCCGGCCGGGGGCGGCGACGTGGCCCTGACCGAGGAGGAGGCCGACGAGTGGCTCACCGCGCTCAACGACGTGCGGCTGGCCCTCGGTGCGATGCTCGGCATCACCGATGACCACGGCACTCCGGCCCCGGACGACCCGCACGCCGGTCACTACGACGTCTACCAGTGGCTCACCGTGGTACAGGAACTGCTGGTCGAGGCGTTGATGGGGCCGTGCTGA
- the glgB gene encoding 1,4-alpha-glucan branching protein GlgB has product MIPLWERQGAFVLGDGVEFRVWAPNAHAVTVFGDFDSWLGRRHPMSRGRDGVWSAVVHGARPGDRYKYRVTGADGVVRDKADPLARAAQCPPETASVVTPASSYPWHDDAWLARRARTDPRRRPISMYEVHLPSWRPGLRYRELAPLLADHVAALGFTHVQLLPITEHPYGGSWGYQVGSYFAPTTRLGTPDDFRFFVDHLHTSGIGVLLDWVPAHFAKDEFALGRFDGTPLYEHADPLRREQPDWGTYAFDWGRAEVRDFLIASALFWCEEFHLDGLRVDAVAAMLYLDYSRGPSQWRPNARGTHENDDAVDFLQELNDAVHQRIPGALMIAEESTAWPGVTAPTGRGGLGFDLKWNLGWMHDVLDFIALPHHERHRAQDRLVFSLSYATAENFLLPLSHDEVVHGKGTLFTRLPAGSDRAAGVRALLAYQWAHPGKKLLFMGQEFGQPAEWSDVDGPAWTLLDDPAHAGIARVTADLNRLYRELPALGELDCDADGFAWLDANDTTNTVIGFLRRAVDPEAPGGTVACVFNFSPRDLYDYRLGLPSGGRWREILNTGARDYDGRGVGNLGAVTAEEIPSHGRPFSACLTLPAESAVFFTPQRPQGSPPPGL; this is encoded by the coding sequence GTGATCCCGCTCTGGGAACGCCAGGGCGCCTTCGTTCTCGGCGACGGCGTCGAGTTCCGGGTGTGGGCGCCGAACGCGCACGCGGTGACCGTCTTCGGCGACTTCGATTCCTGGCTCGGCCGCCGGCACCCGATGTCCCGGGGCCGCGACGGCGTGTGGTCGGCCGTCGTCCACGGCGCACGACCGGGAGACCGCTACAAGTACCGGGTGACCGGCGCCGACGGGGTGGTGCGCGACAAAGCCGATCCCCTCGCCAGGGCCGCGCAGTGCCCGCCGGAGACCGCGTCGGTGGTCACCCCGGCGTCGTCGTACCCGTGGCACGACGACGCCTGGCTCGCGCGCCGCGCACGCACGGACCCGCGGCGCCGGCCGATCTCGATGTACGAGGTGCACCTGCCGTCGTGGCGGCCCGGCCTGCGATACCGGGAGCTGGCGCCGTTGCTCGCCGATCACGTAGCGGCACTGGGCTTCACCCACGTGCAGCTGTTGCCGATCACCGAGCATCCGTACGGCGGGTCGTGGGGGTATCAGGTGGGCTCGTACTTCGCGCCGACCACGCGGCTGGGCACGCCCGACGACTTCCGCTTCTTCGTCGACCATCTGCACACGTCCGGGATCGGGGTGCTGCTCGACTGGGTGCCCGCGCACTTCGCCAAGGACGAGTTCGCGCTCGGCCGGTTCGACGGCACACCGCTCTACGAGCACGCCGATCCGCTGCGCCGCGAACAGCCGGACTGGGGCACCTACGCGTTCGATTGGGGCCGCGCCGAGGTCCGCGACTTCCTCATCGCGAGCGCGCTGTTCTGGTGCGAGGAGTTCCATCTCGACGGTCTGCGCGTCGACGCCGTCGCCGCGATGCTCTACCTCGACTACTCGCGCGGCCCCAGCCAGTGGCGCCCCAACGCCCGCGGCACCCACGAGAACGACGACGCCGTCGACTTCCTCCAGGAACTCAACGACGCTGTGCACCAACGGATTCCGGGCGCCCTGATGATCGCCGAGGAATCCACCGCGTGGCCCGGGGTCACCGCGCCGACCGGGCGCGGCGGACTCGGGTTCGACCTCAAATGGAACCTCGGCTGGATGCACGACGTCCTCGACTTCATCGCTCTCCCCCACCACGAGCGGCACCGCGCCCAGGACCGTCTCGTCTTCTCGCTGAGCTACGCGACCGCCGAGAACTTCCTGCTGCCGCTCAGCCACGACGAGGTGGTGCACGGCAAGGGCACGCTGTTCACCCGGCTGCCCGCGGGCTCCGACCGGGCCGCCGGCGTCCGCGCGCTCCTCGCCTACCAGTGGGCGCACCCGGGTAAGAAGCTGCTCTTCATGGGCCAGGAGTTCGGCCAGCCCGCGGAGTGGTCGGACGTCGACGGTCCCGCCTGGACATTGCTCGACGACCCCGCGCACGCCGGGATCGCCCGGGTGACCGCCGACCTGAACCGGCTGTACCGGGAACTGCCCGCGCTGGGCGAACTCGACTGCGACGCGGACGGTTTCGCCTGGCTCGACGCGAACGACACCACCAATACGGTGATCGGTTTCCTGCGCCGCGCGGTGGATCCGGAGGCCCCCGGCGGCACCGTCGCGTGCGTGTTCAACTTCTCGCCCCGCGACCTGTACGACTACCGGCTGGGCCTCCCGTCCGGCGGCCGCTGGCGGGAGATCCTGAACACCGGCGCGCGCGACTACGACGGCCGCGGCGTCGGCAACCTCGGCGCGGTGACCGCCGAGGAGATACCCAGCCACGGCCGCCCGTTCAGCGCGTGCCTCACCCTCCCCGCCGAGTCCGCGGTCTTCTTCACGCCACAGCGTCCACAAGGCTCGCCTCCGCCTGGTCTTTAG
- a CDS encoding nicotinate phosphoribosyltransferase — protein sequence MSYRVANVTSTALLTDQYELTMISAALAAGTADRRCVFEVFARRLPDGRRYGVVAGTGRLLDELADFRFTDDELRALTGIVDEATLDWLAGYRFSGEIDGYAEGELYFPGSPVLTVRGGFAEAVILETLVLSILNHDSAIASAAARMVSAAAGRPIIEMGSRRTHERAAVAAARAAYLAGLTATSNLEAARTYGVPSAGTAAHAWTLSFAGSGGERAAFAAQIARLGTGTTLLVDTYDITTGVRNAIEVAGPELNAVRIDSGDLGMLARQVRQQLDDLGATRTKIVVSGDLDEYAIASLRAEPVDIYGVGTSLVTGSGAPTAGMVYKLVEVDGIPVSKRASHKESRGGAKRAVRTARDTGTVVEEILYRDGTALPPDAAGTLNVRELQIPLVRGGDRVDGLPTLTDARTHLARGLVSLPWEGLGLSHGEPAIGTRFADTPTPETP from the coding sequence ATGAGCTATAGGGTAGCGAATGTGACCAGTACCGCGCTGCTGACCGATCAGTACGAGCTCACCATGATCTCCGCGGCGCTCGCGGCCGGGACCGCCGACCGTCGTTGCGTCTTCGAGGTCTTCGCCCGCAGGCTGCCCGACGGCCGCCGCTACGGGGTGGTCGCCGGTACCGGGCGACTGCTCGACGAACTCGCCGACTTCCGGTTCACCGACGACGAACTGCGCGCGCTGACCGGCATCGTCGACGAGGCCACCCTCGACTGGCTGGCCGGCTACCGCTTCTCCGGCGAGATCGACGGCTACGCCGAAGGCGAGCTCTACTTCCCGGGCTCCCCCGTGCTCACCGTGCGCGGCGGCTTCGCCGAGGCCGTGATCCTGGAGACGCTGGTCCTCTCGATCCTCAACCACGACAGCGCGATCGCCTCGGCCGCCGCCCGCATGGTGTCCGCGGCCGCCGGGCGCCCGATCATCGAGATGGGCTCGCGGCGCACCCACGAGCGCGCCGCCGTCGCGGCCGCCCGCGCCGCCTATCTGGCCGGACTCACCGCCACCAGCAACCTGGAGGCCGCCCGCACCTACGGTGTGCCCAGCGCAGGCACCGCGGCGCACGCCTGGACGCTCTCCTTCGCCGGGAGCGGCGGGGAGCGCGCCGCGTTCGCCGCGCAGATCGCCCGGCTCGGCACCGGCACCACCCTGCTGGTCGACACCTACGACATCACCACCGGCGTGCGGAACGCGATCGAGGTGGCCGGGCCCGAACTCAACGCGGTGCGCATCGACTCCGGCGACCTCGGCATGCTCGCCCGGCAGGTCCGCCAGCAGCTCGACGACCTCGGGGCGACGCGGACCAAGATCGTCGTCAGCGGCGACCTCGACGAGTACGCGATCGCGTCGCTGCGCGCCGAACCGGTGGACATCTACGGCGTGGGGACGTCGCTGGTGACCGGCAGCGGCGCGCCCACCGCGGGCATGGTCTACAAGCTCGTGGAAGTGGACGGCATCCCGGTGTCCAAGCGGGCCAGCCACAAGGAGAGCCGCGGCGGCGCCAAGCGGGCGGTCCGCACGGCCCGCGACACCGGCACGGTGGTCGAGGAGATCCTCTACCGCGACGGCACCGCGTTGCCGCCGGACGCGGCCGGTACCCTGAACGTGCGCGAACTCCAGATCCCGCTGGTCCGCGGCGGGGATCGGGTCGACGGGCTGCCGACGCTCACCGACGCGCGCACCCATCTGGCCCGCGGGCTGGTGAGCCTGCCGTGGGAGGGCCTCGGCCTGAGCCACGGCGAACCGGCCATCGGCACCCGCTTCGCCGACACCCCGACCCCGGAGACCCCATGA
- a CDS encoding P1 family peptidase: MLTRPGDRITDIAGITVGNHTRLDDDVVLGTLTEPGTGWATGTTVVVVPDGATTAVDVRGGGPGTRETDLLDPVNTVRGAHAIVLCGGSAYGLAAADGVMAELERDGRGIGMDLLGHTVPIVPAAVIFDLPVGGWTQRPDVSFGAAAYRAAAADFAIGTAGAGTGARAGALKGGLGTSSIRLADGPARGLTVGALVVANPVGAVIDPVTGLPWGGDDLAHHGLVPPDPGEVAAYAALDAKGTALNTTIGVVATDAALPVAATRRLAMSGHDGLARAVRPAHSPLDGDTLFAVATGGVAADPGAAVPMPPGMDPDAPVIAALCEAAATAVQRAVVSAVLAATSVAGVPAYRDVLPSAWAAR; this comes from the coding sequence GTGCTGACGCGGCCGGGCGACCGGATCACCGACATCGCCGGGATCACCGTCGGGAATCACACGCGGCTCGACGACGACGTGGTGCTCGGCACGCTCACCGAACCCGGGACGGGGTGGGCCACCGGCACCACCGTGGTGGTCGTGCCGGACGGCGCCACGACCGCGGTCGACGTCCGCGGCGGCGGCCCCGGCACCCGTGAGACCGATCTGCTCGACCCGGTGAACACCGTCCGCGGCGCGCACGCGATCGTGCTGTGCGGCGGCAGCGCCTATGGACTGGCGGCCGCGGACGGCGTGATGGCCGAGCTCGAGCGCGACGGCCGCGGGATCGGCATGGATCTGCTCGGGCACACGGTGCCGATCGTTCCGGCGGCGGTGATCTTCGACCTGCCGGTCGGCGGCTGGACGCAGCGTCCCGACGTCTCGTTCGGCGCCGCCGCCTACCGGGCCGCCGCGGCCGACTTCGCGATCGGGACCGCGGGCGCCGGCACCGGTGCCCGCGCGGGAGCGCTCAAGGGCGGGCTGGGGACGTCGTCCATCCGGCTCGCCGACGGGCCCGCGCGCGGACTGACGGTGGGTGCGCTGGTGGTGGCCAATCCGGTCGGCGCGGTGATCGATCCGGTCACCGGATTGCCGTGGGGCGGAGACGATCTGGCCCATCACGGACTGGTGCCGCCGGATCCCGGCGAGGTGGCCGCCTACGCGGCGCTCGATGCCAAGGGGACGGCTCTCAACACCACGATCGGGGTGGTCGCGACCGATGCGGCGCTGCCGGTCGCCGCGACCCGCCGGCTGGCGATGTCCGGGCACGACGGCCTGGCGCGGGCGGTGCGGCCGGCGCACTCGCCGCTCGACGGTGACACGCTGTTCGCGGTCGCCACCGGTGGCGTGGCCGCCGACCCCGGGGCGGCGGTGCCGATGCCGCCGGGCATGGATCCGGATGCGCCGGTGATCGCGGCGCTGTGCGAGGCGGCGGCCACCGCCGTGCAACGCGCCGTGGTGTCGGCGGTGCTTGCGGCGACGTCGGTGGCGGGTGTGCCCGCGTACCGGGACGTGCTGCCGTCGGCGTGGGCGGCTCGGTGA
- a CDS encoding ATP-dependent DNA helicase, producing the protein MSERTESTLPDVPALLEAAVSALGGSRRDGQLTMASAVAEAIDDERHLAVQAGTGTGKSLAYLVPAVRHAVETGDTVVVSTATIALQRQLTERDLPRLSGALAGPVGREPSFAILKGRANYLCLNKIHSGAAEEPEEGMFDAFELSRMGRDIKRIREWASETETGDRDDLNPGVDGKSWRQVSVSSRECIGASACEFGEDCFAEAARRRAAQADVVVTNHAMLAIDAMSPATILPEHDVVVIDEAHELVDRITSVSTEELSAAGVSYVSRRAGKLISTETAETLAGAAQQLELLLDDARVGEWLRLPAGAAEVLASLRDRLWEARTEIAPTDKSQPADADAAASRQMAISATENLHDTVVRILTVFTEPDPAKRRDVIWLSEERLPRGGATRRALFIAPLNVAGLLRTSLFENATVILTSATLTIGGNFNALARTWGLPAHTEGDDDATWRGLDVGSPFDYPRSAILYVAKKLPAPGRDGPAEATLDEMADLINAAGGRSLGLFSSMRAAKQAAEALRERLGMPILCQGDDTTSSLIEKFAADEPTCLFGTLSLWQGVDVPGRSLSLVLIDRIPFPRPDDPLLAARQRDVDAHGGNGFLTVSANHAALLLAQGAGRLLRADGDRGVVAVLDSRLVTARYGGYLVAGLPPFWRTVDPAVVRSALRRLSAPEPPRRDHS; encoded by the coding sequence GTGAGCGAGCGCACCGAGTCCACACTGCCCGACGTGCCCGCGCTGCTCGAGGCGGCGGTGTCCGCGCTCGGCGGCTCCCGCCGCGACGGGCAGCTGACCATGGCGTCGGCCGTCGCCGAGGCGATCGACGACGAGCGGCACCTCGCCGTGCAGGCCGGCACCGGCACCGGCAAGTCGCTCGCCTATCTGGTGCCGGCCGTCCGGCACGCCGTCGAGACCGGCGACACCGTCGTCGTCTCCACCGCGACCATCGCATTGCAGCGGCAGTTGACCGAGCGCGACCTGCCCCGGCTCAGCGGCGCACTGGCCGGGCCGGTCGGTCGTGAACCGTCGTTCGCGATCCTCAAAGGGCGCGCGAACTACCTGTGCCTCAACAAGATTCACTCCGGCGCCGCGGAGGAGCCCGAGGAGGGCATGTTCGACGCGTTCGAGCTCTCCCGGATGGGGCGGGACATCAAGCGCATTCGCGAATGGGCTTCGGAGACCGAGACCGGCGACCGGGACGACCTGAACCCGGGCGTCGACGGCAAGTCGTGGCGGCAGGTGAGCGTCAGCTCCCGCGAGTGCATCGGCGCGTCCGCCTGCGAGTTCGGCGAGGACTGCTTCGCCGAAGCGGCGCGCCGCCGGGCCGCGCAGGCCGACGTCGTGGTCACCAACCACGCCATGCTGGCCATCGACGCGATGAGCCCGGCGACGATCCTGCCCGAGCACGACGTGGTGGTGATCGACGAGGCGCACGAGCTGGTGGACCGGATCACCTCGGTCTCCACCGAGGAACTGTCGGCCGCGGGCGTCAGCTACGTGAGCCGCCGGGCAGGCAAACTGATCTCCACCGAGACCGCCGAGACCCTGGCCGGGGCCGCGCAGCAGCTGGAACTCCTCCTCGACGACGCCCGCGTCGGCGAATGGCTGCGGCTGCCCGCGGGTGCCGCCGAGGTCCTCGCCTCGCTGCGCGATCGCCTCTGGGAGGCGCGGACCGAGATCGCGCCCACCGACAAGTCGCAGCCCGCCGACGCCGATGCGGCGGCGTCCCGGCAGATGGCGATCAGCGCCACGGAGAACCTGCACGACACCGTCGTGCGCATCCTGACCGTCTTCACCGAACCCGATCCGGCCAAGCGCCGCGACGTGATCTGGCTGTCCGAAGAGCGCCTGCCCCGCGGCGGCGCGACCCGTCGTGCGCTCTTCATCGCTCCGCTCAACGTGGCCGGGCTGCTGCGCACCTCGCTGTTCGAGAACGCCACGGTGATCCTGACCTCCGCCACGCTGACCATCGGCGGCAACTTCAACGCGCTCGCGCGGACTTGGGGGCTCCCGGCGCACACCGAGGGCGACGACGACGCGACCTGGCGCGGACTGGACGTCGGCTCCCCGTTCGACTATCCCCGCTCGGCGATCCTGTACGTCGCCAAGAAGCTTCCGGCACCGGGCCGCGACGGACCGGCCGAGGCCACCCTCGACGAGATGGCCGACCTGATCAACGCCGCGGGCGGTCGCAGCTTGGGCCTGTTCTCCTCGATGCGCGCCGCCAAGCAGGCCGCCGAGGCGCTGCGCGAGCGGCTGGGAATGCCGATCCTCTGTCAGGGCGACGACACCACGTCGAGCCTCATCGAGAAGTTCGCGGCCGACGAGCCGACGTGCCTGTTCGGAACGCTGTCGCTGTGGCAGGGCGTCGACGTTCCCGGCCGGTCGCTGAGTCTGGTCCTGATCGACCGGATCCCCTTCCCCCGGCCCGACGACCCGCTGCTGGCCGCGCGCCAGCGTGACGTGGATGCGCACGGCGGCAACGGTTTCCTCACCGTGTCGGCCAACCACGCGGCGCTGCTGCTGGCCCAGGGCGCGGGCCGGCTGCTGCGCGCCGACGGCGACCGCGGCGTGGTAGCCGTGCTCGATTCCCGGCTGGTCACCGCTCGCTACGGCGGCTACCTGGTGGCCGGGCTGCCGCCGTTCTGGCGGACCGTCGACCCGGCCGTTGTGCGCTCGGCCCTGCGCCGGCTGTCCGCGCCGGAACCTCCGCGCCGAGACCACTCGTGA